From one Rhodothermales bacterium genomic stretch:
- a CDS encoding gluconolaconase, whose protein sequence is QFEEESAEGSYALPIRIRDSRNLMFANIYLYRVIRMVTPYPAGVLIENAAGLDFRGLHVYGPSKFSYDNTLVDRTTGREVRSREIARLWVSGSAEVAGPPDARVERVAGGFEFIDGAAVDPHGNVWFVDGRQHHIYRWDHRAETLTLVRDAPVSPASLTFDEAGHAIVVTNTGWRRGNVVSFHPDSSAAALRELPLREGPLPSGRTYVWPGHLWRDAHDFERVTSAVHDRYYESPDGSLVIPYQEDLFRAYSLRKATPGRPFVMADEFGQKTVRFSVDQDGRLRDAEAIAEEGELDVAEGPDGNYYVAAGEIFVFDERGALLDIIRMPERPATLVFGGPGRDELYVTARSGLYRVRLP, encoded by the coding sequence TCCAGTTCGAGGAAGAGAGTGCCGAAGGGTCGTACGCCCTGCCGATCCGAATCCGTGATTCCCGCAATCTGATGTTTGCCAACATCTATCTGTACCGCGTCATACGGATGGTGACGCCGTACCCCGCCGGGGTATTGATCGAAAACGCTGCCGGCCTGGATTTCCGCGGCCTCCACGTATACGGCCCGTCAAAGTTCTCGTATGACAACACGCTGGTGGATCGGACCACAGGGCGGGAGGTCCGCTCGCGGGAGATCGCCCGGCTGTGGGTTTCGGGAAGTGCCGAGGTCGCCGGGCCGCCGGACGCTCGTGTCGAGCGCGTGGCGGGCGGATTCGAATTCATTGACGGGGCGGCCGTGGACCCGCACGGCAACGTCTGGTTCGTGGATGGACGGCAGCACCATATCTACCGCTGGGACCACCGGGCGGAGACCCTCACGCTTGTGCGTGATGCGCCTGTGTCGCCGGCGTCACTCACCTTCGACGAGGCGGGTCATGCCATAGTGGTGACCAACACCGGGTGGAGACGGGGAAACGTGGTGAGCTTCCATCCCGACAGCTCGGCGGCCGCCCTCAGGGAGCTTCCGCTGCGAGAGGGTCCGCTTCCGTCGGGACGTACGTATGTATGGCCTGGCCACTTGTGGCGGGACGCACACGATTTCGAACGGGTCACCTCGGCGGTCCATGACCGGTATTACGAGTCACCGGACGGGTCGCTGGTCATCCCGTATCAGGAGGATCTGTTCCGGGCGTACTCGCTGCGAAAGGCGACGCCCGGACGGCCGTTTGTCATGGCCGACGAGTTTGGACAGAAGACCGTTCGATTCTCCGTGGACCAGGACGGGCGACTGCGGGACGCGGAGGCCATCGCCGAGGAGGGCGAACTGGATGTTGCCGAGGGTCCTGACGGCAACTACTACGTGGCGGCCGGTGAGATCTTCGTGTTCGATGAGAGAGGAGCGCTTTTGGACATCATCCGGATGCCAGAGCGGCCGGCAACCCTCGTGTTCGGCGGACCCGGCCGCGACGAGTTATACGTGACGGCCAGGTCGGGGCTGTACCGCGTGCGTCTTCCGTAG
- a CDS encoding S8 family serine peptidase, which produces MKAPRYLSFQALSLVLVFALLAGCSESFMAEDDIEAQEQLLSQTKLRHSKFLSRAKRLGKDGSELNVIISTLEAQKVIERFKVLERYKVLERYEYDDAMDGVAISVIDESGEDNFEEFFALLDSDPDVAWYEPDFKLWAPDAYAKMASETELVPWGVRAVNADGDWSASSRRKQKVHVYVVDSGIEHSDLNVVERVDFLKGSNENGDEGGDEDGDPDGHGTHVAGIIGAIEDGDHVVGVAPGVQLHDFRVLGADGSTDVSVVIAAVERITEEKLANSKQAMVVNMSLGENIGTSSFTALDEAIEASIAAGVIYVVASGNYGDDAENVTPAHVGGAITVGAYDESGYHAWFSDAGSLLDVYAPGVDILSLEAGGSLQMMSGTSMAAAHVTGIVARILADDYRASPSKVASLITSRASDLIFGVPAGTTDEGAEIVPCPERDDGVCEWDG; this is translated from the coding sequence ATGAAGGCACCGCGCTACCTCTCGTTTCAAGCCCTCTCCCTTGTACTCGTTTTTGCCTTGCTCGCTGGTTGTAGTGAGTCATTCATGGCCGAGGACGATATCGAGGCTCAGGAGCAACTTCTCTCGCAGACCAAACTTCGCCACAGCAAGTTTCTCTCTCGCGCCAAGCGATTGGGCAAGGACGGTAGTGAGCTGAACGTGATCATTTCGACACTCGAGGCACAGAAAGTCATCGAACGATTCAAGGTTCTCGAGCGCTACAAGGTTCTGGAGCGCTACGAGTACGACGACGCGATGGATGGTGTCGCGATCTCGGTGATTGATGAGTCCGGTGAAGACAACTTCGAGGAGTTCTTTGCGCTTCTGGACTCCGATCCAGACGTGGCGTGGTACGAACCTGACTTCAAGCTCTGGGCTCCCGACGCCTACGCGAAGATGGCCTCTGAGACCGAGCTGGTACCGTGGGGCGTCCGGGCCGTAAACGCGGATGGGGACTGGTCAGCCTCTAGTCGTCGCAAGCAGAAGGTTCACGTCTACGTGGTGGATTCGGGCATCGAACACTCGGATCTGAATGTGGTCGAGCGGGTCGATTTCCTAAAGGGCAGCAATGAGAACGGCGATGAGGGCGGCGATGAGGACGGCGACCCGGACGGACACGGAACGCATGTAGCGGGGATAATAGGTGCCATCGAAGATGGTGACCACGTGGTTGGCGTCGCTCCGGGTGTGCAGCTGCACGACTTCCGCGTGTTGGGTGCAGATGGTTCCACGGATGTCTCGGTCGTCATCGCGGCCGTCGAGCGCATCACGGAGGAAAAGCTGGCCAACTCGAAGCAAGCCATGGTTGTTAATATGAGCCTCGGTGAGAACATCGGCACCAGCTCGTTCACGGCGCTCGATGAGGCGATAGAGGCATCGATCGCCGCAGGGGTTATCTACGTAGTGGCTTCAGGCAACTACGGCGATGATGCCGAAAATGTCACTCCGGCGCACGTCGGCGGAGCCATTACGGTTGGCGCGTACGACGAAAGTGGTTATCACGCCTGGTTCTCCGATGCCGGTTCACTGCTGGACGTTTATGCACCCGGTGTTGACATCCTGTCGTTGGAAGCCGGCGGCAGCCTGCAGATGATGAGCGGCACCTCGATGGCGGCCGCGCACGTAACCGGAATCGTCGCTCGTATTCTGGCTGACGATTATCGAGCCAGTCCGTCGAAGGTGGCCAGCCTGATCACCTCTCGTGCATCGGACCTCATCTTCGGAGTGCCAGCCGGGACGACTGACGAGGGCGCCGAAATCGTCCCATGCCCCGAGCGAGACGACGGAGTTTGCGAGTGGGATGGATAG